Within Bacillus sp. Marseille-Q1617, the genomic segment TATTATCCCCTGACAGATGATTTGGCTGTATACGCTTCTGAAGCAGAAGCAGAGCAGGTATACAGCCAATCATTTGGGGATCTATAGGGGGATGAAACATGGTTAAACCGTTCACTCCACAGCTAGTTTATTTTGAACCGGGTGCGTTGGAGTATCCACTCGGGAAAGAGCTTAAAGAAAAGTTTGAAAAAATGAATGTTGAAATACGGTACACGACTTCACATAATCAGGTAAGAAATCTCCCGGGTGAGAACCATTTCCAAAAATACAGAATAGCAAAATCCACCCTGGTGGTAGGGGTCAGAAAAACATTAAAATTCGATACGTCCAAACCATCCGCTGAATATGCCATCCCATTCGCTACCGGCTGCATGGGGCACTGCCATTATTGTTATTTACAGACGACAATGGGGAGCAAGCCCTATATCCGCACTTATGTAAATGTAGATGAAATCCTGGAAGCTGCAGATCAATATATAGCTGAAAGAGTACCGGAAATGACAAGGTTTGAAGCAGCATGTACCTCGGATATTGTTGGTGTAGATCACCTTACCCATACCCTTAAGCGTGCAATCGAACATTTTGGAGAGTCGGAACACGGTAAACTAAGGTTTGTGACAAAGTTTCACCACGTCGACCATTTACTCGATGCGAAACATAATGGCAAGACAAGATTCAGATTCAGCATCAATGCTGACTATGTCATCAAAAATTTCGAGCCTGGCACCTCACCTCTCGACAAACGACTGGAGGCTGCAGGTAAAGTCGCAAGGGCAGGGTATCCTCTTGGATTCATCGTAGCACCTATATATATACATGATGGGTGGGAAGAAGGGTACAGAAAAATGTTTGAGCATCTCAATCAACATCTTCCTCCGGAAGCGAAACAAGATTTAACATTTGAATTCATTCAGCACCGATTCACAAAACCGGCAAAACGGGTGATCGAAAAAAACTATCCCATGACAAAGCTTGAACTAAATGAAGAAGAACGCCGTTATAAGTGGGGGAAGTATGGAATTGGTAAGTATATTTATCAGAAGGATGAAGAGCAGGAATTGAAGGACCGACTATATTCATATATGGAAGAATTTTTCCCTAATGCAAAGCTGGAGTATTTTACTTGATGTTATTACAAAAAAAGGACTGATGACATTTGAAAATAAAATGATCATCAGTCCTATCAATTGAAATAGGGGAGGATTGTTTCGAGACTTTTTACTTTTAAAGCTATTTCATCACAAATTTCCTGATATCTTGCCCATTTGTCCATTTGATTCGTGCCTCGCTTTTTCGGATTTGGAAGATTCCAACAGATGACTTTTTTTTCTAAATCAGATGGAAGTGTGATGTCTTCATCAAATTCAGTATCATGAATCTTCACAATCACCGATGCTTGATCTAAGTCAGATATCTTAATTTGTGTACGCGGGAATGAACTAATATCAATACATAATTCTTTCATTGCAAGGGTAGAAAGCTCTTGATCAGTCTCTTCAACCCATCCGGCACTCTTAAAAGACCAGTTTGGAACAGAAAGTTTCTCGGCCCAGCCTTCAGCCATTAAACTGCGCTGCTGGCTGCTTGAAAGAAAGTAGACAGTTTTATTCATAGTTATGTTCCTTTCTGTTTTCATGCTGTAACTACTATTTACCCAAGATCTTGAAAAGTAATCAATAAGAGCAATGAAAGTTTCTGGAAATAATTCTATAGGTAAAAGTGATTAACAAATCCCTTTTTTTATGGAATGAAACTTTTTTTACATAGTAGAAAAGATTGAAATTAGAGAGAAACTAATTTAATTTTTAAATTAATCAGTATAATGGTAAAGGGAAAATCATTGAGAGACTGTAAGGGCATATTAAAATTTAGATAAAAAGTGCAGGTTTGAAATTTTGATAAGAGGGTAAACATCTGTAAATTATTTTGTGCAATTTTAGAAATCCTATTTTTATTTTTTATAAG encodes:
- the splB gene encoding spore photoproduct lyase; its protein translation is MVKPFTPQLVYFEPGALEYPLGKELKEKFEKMNVEIRYTTSHNQVRNLPGENHFQKYRIAKSTLVVGVRKTLKFDTSKPSAEYAIPFATGCMGHCHYCYLQTTMGSKPYIRTYVNVDEILEAADQYIAERVPEMTRFEAACTSDIVGVDHLTHTLKRAIEHFGESEHGKLRFVTKFHHVDHLLDAKHNGKTRFRFSINADYVIKNFEPGTSPLDKRLEAAGKVARAGYPLGFIVAPIYIHDGWEEGYRKMFEHLNQHLPPEAKQDLTFEFIQHRFTKPAKRVIEKNYPMTKLELNEEERRYKWGKYGIGKYIYQKDEEQELKDRLYSYMEEFFPNAKLEYFT
- a CDS encoding phosphatase, with the protein product MKTERNITMNKTVYFLSSSQQRSLMAEGWAEKLSVPNWSFKSAGWVEETDQELSTLAMKELCIDISSFPRTQIKISDLDQASVIVKIHDTEFDEDITLPSDLEKKVICWNLPNPKKRGTNQMDKWARYQEICDEIALKVKSLETILPYFN